DNA sequence from the Salvia splendens isolate huo1 chromosome 19, SspV2, whole genome shotgun sequence genome:
TTCTACGAGATTGTACCTTTGGACAACGACGACAGAGTGGGGTCTCTCTTATCGGCCGAGACCGAATTTCCCCAAGATTTGCCGGCGCCGGTTCTCCATGTGTTGCAGGCGCACAACCGCATTTTCAATCTGCCGATTGGTATGCCGCCGTGCCAAGCTTTTGACCACAAGATCCATCTGTTGCCCAACACACAACCGGTAAACGTACGACCATATCGCTACCCATACTTTCAAAAGAATGAGATAGAACGAGTGCAGGAGATGTTGGAGCAAGGGATTATTAGTGTCTGTTTTCATCCCCGGTATTGCTAATTCGAAAAAAAGACGGCTCTTTTCGCTTCTGCATTGACTATCGGGCGTTGAACTTGGCAACGATGCTTGATCTTTTCCCAATCCCCACGGTAGATGAGTTATTCGATGAATATGGCAAATCGATATTCTTTACAAAATTGGATATGCGCTAGGGATATCACCAGATCAGGATGCACGAGGCAGACATTTTTAAGACGGTCTTCCGTACTCATGATGGCCATTTCGAGTTCTTGGTGATGCCGTTCGGTCTCACAAATGCACCGTCGACGTTCCAGACCGCAATGAATAATATCTTCCCGCCACTTCTCCGACGATGCGTGATTGTATTTTTCGATGACATTTTGGTGTACAGCCCCACTCCGGAGACCCACTGCGAACACCTAACGGAGGTATTGTCCCTGCTGCACACTCATCAATTTTTCGTGAAGTTGGCGAAGTGCTCTTTTTGCAGCACGACTATGGAGTATCTCGGTCATCTGATTACTGAAGGTCTTCTCAAGGCCGACCCGGCGAAGATAGAGGCGATGACCGCTTGGCCTACACCAAAGAATGTAAAGCAGTTGCGCAGTTTTTTGGGGCTTACAGGTTACTACCGCCGATTCGTGGCTAACTATGCAGTAATCGCGGTGCCTCTGACGGATTTACTGAAGAAGGACTCTTTTGCCTAGCCACCTGTAGCAGGCGCATCGTTCTCGGCCTTGAAGGCCGCTATGGCTACCGCACCAGTATTGAGCTTGCTGGATTTCAACAAGACTTTTTGTGTGGAAACGGATGCGTCAGATGTAGGAATTAGGGCGATGCTCATTCAAGACAGCCACCCGATAGCTTTTTTCAGTCGCAAGTTGGGGCCGCGACGCAGGGTGGTGTCTACATATCATAAGGAGCTATTCGCGATTGTGGAGGCTGTGCAGAAATGGCGACAATATCTATTGGGCATGGAATTTGTGATTCGCAGCGACCAGAAAAGCTTGAAAGAATTACTTCAACAGGTAGTGCAGATGCTGGATCAACAACTTTATGTAAGGAAGCTAATGAGGTATAAATTCCGTATTGAGTATAAGAAGGGGATTACATATCGTGCAGCAGACGCTCTTACCGTTAGCATTCGGTGAGACCAATCTCTGCTAAATTAGCAAAGAGGTTCTATGGTCCCTTTGAGATCTTGCAATGTATTGGACCGGTAGCATACAAGCTACGCCTGCCAGAGGGGAGTAGAATCCATAATGTCTTCCATGTAAGTTTGCTTTGGGTATTTGTGAAGGGTGACGAGACAGTGCCTCTACCTTCCAAATTCAAGGGAGACCGACCGATTGGTCACCCGGTGGCGATCTTGGCCTCTCAAATCTTGTGGTATAATGGGGAGGCAGTAGAACACGTTCTGGTGAGATGGTCCGATGGCAGTGAGTCACCTTCTTGGGAGCTGATGTCGCTGATCCGTAAGCGATTTCCTGATCTTCCCCTTGAGTATATGAAGGTTTCTAAGGGAgggggagttgttacgagcACACCTAGCACACCGGCTGACCAAGAGGAGGAAGCACGAAGTGAAGAGGTATCGTTGGAGGCACCAATGGAGCCGACGCCACCAAGTGAGGAGGATCCGGGGGAACACGTGGAAGATAGGATGAACGAGGTAGTGGTGGAAGGAAGGAAGCTCCGTCCGAAAAAGGGGCTGAAGCCACCAGAGCGTCTACACGACCACGTCGCCAAATATGCGATCGTCGTCGTCAAGAAAGTGCAGTTTAGTTTATTTCCTTATTTAGAGTCGTACCTTTGTTTTcttatgtttttattattttatttttgtgctgaacgtattatttaatttgagcgaattataagctccgtcgggttttctttgttggttctttcccgatgaataggattaggtcgaactaACCCTAGAGTCCTTAGATTATATATTGGACATTCATTAATTCCGTCTTtcaattaatgaagaattatttgCCCAAATTACTTGCGTAATAGAACAAACCCTAGTTTAACTGCTGACGGAGGGAGCCTCCGTGCCAGTCGAGAGAGAGTAACCGCCGACCCTATTCGTGGGGTGCCGGAATTGTGTGTGTTTCGTACGTGATCAATCGAGTAATCTTCGTTAAGAGAAGTAGTCTCTTAGCAGGGAGTCAAATCGGATGGAGATATCACGAATTATTTGTATATGGTACTAACAGTTACATGTAATGAGTACGAGTTCAGGTCTAATGTGTGCATGAATATCGAATATTAAGTATTAGGTGATGATGAAGTGCAACTCAATTAACGGAATATTTTACCTCCAATCAATAAGCTGGGGGTTTGAGTTAGCACGAGAGTAGTtgaaaaattattattgatcCTCTTTAAATATCAAAAGAATATCGAATATTAGATACTTCCTCTCCTTTGTCTCCGAAAATCATGAACTACTATTCGCTTTTTAGACCGTGtctaaaaagtatgaactttcgaGATCGAGATAAtatcaaatagtagtagtattagtttTGTCTAATTTCGAGATCGGGATAATACCAAGTAATATTAGTTTTGTCTTATGAATTTTTTACCTTTCTCCGATAACATAATTAACTTGACAATCTAACaccaatttaattttaaaaaatttatagtactactccctccatccgtgaaatgttgtccagttttgccatttcggtccgtccgtgaaatgttgtccactttgtttatttgtttgttttttttttcatttttgataaatggacctcactttccactaacttattacactcatattctattataaaactaatatataaatgtgaggTCTACATTCTACTATTTTTTTCACCTACTTTTTtccaaatttcttaaaaccggCCTGAGTCAAATATGGATGACATTTTGCtgtatattttattcttttgaaGTATATGCAAAGTGAGTAAGTCACTTCTTTAAAAATGAGTGAAAGATTGAGTTACTCTTCAAAGTAAGATGATAGTAAAAGTATAGAAATTACCACATTATGTAACTTATCGTCATTATTAAATGGATAAAGTTGGTAACTTTTACATGGCTTCAAAAAGGAAAGTTcgcaataaaaacaaaaaagactaaatataatttagaaaagttagtagccaaattataatttaattcaatttccACCTGGCACCGCGTTCCCACTTCTCTCTCAGCTTCTCGCTTTCTCTCTGCTCCAAATATCTTTCAGCTCTCAACGTTTGTCTGTCGTCTTCAACCCTTTTCCCCCGCTAAAAAGGGTGTGATTCCGTATAAACCTTCAAACAAATCAATCCAAAACTGCATAAAGCAAAAGATAATGGAATCGGAGAACTAATTTACCAGTTTCACCGGCTCACCAGCTTCCGATTGATGGATTTTGCTCCGTGCGATCACAATGCATCGCCTTCAGAAAATCTTCGCTAGCAGCTCCGAGGGCCGCAGAAGCGACTCCGACTCCGTCTCCAGCGGCAGCTCCAGCTCGAGCCGCCGCGCCGCCGGCTCGAAGCCGAGGCTCGAGCGCCACAACGCGAGGAAGAACATCGACTACTGTTACTCGCCGTCCTCCGGCTCGGccccttcttcctcctcgtcgtcGTACTACACCGCGTCGGAGGAGTCCTTGCGCACGCGCTCGCTCGATTTGTACGGCGGGAGGCGGAGCTTTAGGGTTGAAGGTGTCGACGGCGAGATCGAGATTATGTGCAAAAACCTAGGTTTCTCCGGGGTTGATGATTTCTCTATTTCGCCTGATGAGTATGAAGTGATGAAAGTTAGATCATCTTCTGCTCCAGTCCGTTTCAGCCAGCCAATCGAGAAGGTTAGTGATGGAGCTGTTGAAGTTTCTGGTGATGTTGAGGTTGCTGGCTTGCCAAATAGGGGAATTGGAGTAAGTGATAGCTTAATTAGATGTTCTGGTAACAGCGGTGAAGTAATTAGTGAGAATTCCGAGGGAATTCGTGATTTTAGGGATAAGGCTAATGTTTTTGGTAGTGCAATGGTTGATACTGTGAGGGTAAATGATGGaatttcaaatgataatttgagTACTAGATCGAACGAATTCCGTGGAAGTGGCATTAAGGGTGTGAGGCCGCCATTTCTCGGCCTGCTGGCGCCACCGCCTTTTATGTCATTACCTGTGATTGACCAAGATTGCTCGACTTGGGATATCTTCCGAAATTTTGGACCAGACGATGGAAGACTGCAGGTCTTGGATGAGCAAGGTCGTTCGGATAGGACTGAGGATGCTGGCGAGGAGGATAAAAGAAGAAGGAGAATGGCAAGGGAAGAAAACTTTGTTCTCTCAGCACCGTGCTCATTCACAGCAAGCTCGAATGATGATGATTCCTCAAGTACTACAACAGACCCTGTATCAAGTGTTTCGCCGAATGGGAGATTTAGACGTGCTATTTCATCTTGGCAGAAGGGTGATCTCTTGGGCAGTGGATCATTTGGATCTGTGTATGAGGGAATTGCTGAGTATGTGTTAATTGCTTTTCCTCTTTACTTTCATAGTTATCACTGCAAAAATAATTGTAGTATTCATCTGAGCACGAAGCCATATGTTCATGTATTTGGGCTGCCATTATTTGTAAATTGGATAGAGTGAGTTAGTGGCTTTCTTGAACACTATACTTTGGGTATTTACATGATTGTGTAAGGTCAGGTggaattttctttttaaaaatcatGATTCTAGGGGACCCCACCCCGGTTGCTGACTGGAGCTTGATCAATGTCTCTTATGAGTATTTAGTAGCATAGTAGATATCCTTTTACTAGCAATTAACATGACGGCATATTATATGTGGCTTATGCTTTGGTCTTGACATGCTTTGCTGCAGTGATGGATTCTTTTTTGCTATCAAGGAAGTatctttgcttgatcaaggggGAGAAGGAAAGCAGCGTGTCGCCCAACTTGAACAGGTTTAGTTGCACTTGTAATGATATTGGTCATGAACAATGTAGTCCTTGAGTGTAATAATTGGCTGGTCTTGATATATGTGGAACCTTTTTCTTATAATCATTTTGCAATCTTTTGTGTCTGTCCAGGAAATTGCACTTCTGAGGAAGtttaaacatgaaaatattGTCCAGTATTATGGCACAGAGAAGGTAAACTCTTGGCTTTTTGTCTAAAGTTTGTTAGTATGATTACTATTAACATCATGATGTACAGTTTCTGCACTACTATAGTCTATGGATAATGGATTTCATATGCCCCTGCGCTTTTTTTATATACTCATATCTAAAGTACACATGCACGCACACACACATTTTGAGCTGTCAAGTGGCCTATTGTCCTTATATAACCTAAAGAAATAGGTACCAAAAgtttcatttctactcaccagTAATATATTTAAGAAGATTTAAAAACTATTAACACCCTcatattttttgttttcctttaaaaaaaatccatttACTTCTGAGATTCTTCATGTAA
Encoded proteins:
- the LOC121780122 gene encoding mitogen-activated protein kinase kinase kinase 1-like, translating into MHRLQKIFASSSEGRRSDSDSVSSGSSSSSRRAAGSKPRLERHNARKNIDYCYSPSSGSAPSSSSSSYYTASEESLRTRSLDLYGGRRSFRVEGVDGEIEIMCKNLGFSGVDDFSISPDEYEVMKVRSSSAPVRFSQPIEKVSDGAVEVSGDVEVAGLPNRGIGVSDSLIRCSGNSGEVISENSEGIRDFRDKANVFGSAMVDTVRVNDGISNDNLSTRSNEFRGSGIKGVRPPFLGLLAPPPFMSLPVIDQDCSTWDIFRNFGPDDGRLQVLDEQGRSDRTEDAGEEDKRRRRMAREENFVLSAPCSFTASSNDDDSSSTTTDPVSSVSPNGRFRRAISSWQKGDLLGSGSFGSVYEGIADDGFFFAIKEVSLLDQGGEGKQRVAQLEQEIALLRKFKHENIVQYYGTEKDDSHLYIFLELVVKGSLLSLYQKYTLRDSVVSAYTRQILHGLKYLHDQGVVHRDIKCANILVHTNGLVKLADFGLAKATKLNDVKSCKGTAFWMAPEVVRSQGYGLAADIWSLGCTVLEMLTRRFPYGDMECMPAMYRIGKGERPPIPDSLSSDARDFLLKCLQADPNVRSTAAELLNHPFVKRPLPVPLGFASSNPFTG